GCCGAACTCGGCGGCGACGCCGAAGTGCCCCCGGCGCAGCTTGTTGCCGATGATGATGCCGCCGCCCAGACCCGTGCCGAGCGTGATGCAGATGACGTTGCGGTGGCCCTTGCCCGCGCCGAACTTGTACTCGCCCCAGGCGGCCGCGTTCGCGTCGTTCTCGACGACGACCGGCAGGCCGACGCGCTCCTCGACCTTGGCCTTCAGCGGCTCCTGCCGCCAGTCGATGTTGGGCGCGAAGTAGACCGTGGAGCGCTGCCGGTTGACGTAACCCGCGGCTCCGATGCCCACGCCGACGATGTCGTGGCCGGCCCGCGCGCCTTCCACGGCCGATGCGATCGCGTCCACGATGGACGGCGCCGTGCTGGGAGTCGGCACCTTGAATGTCGAGAGGATGTTGCCTTCCTCATCGACCACTCCGGCCGCGATCTTCGTGCCGCCGATATCGACGCCGATGGTGAGTCCCATTAGTCCCTCAGTTTTCGGTCGAGCCCCGCTACGGCCAACCGTACCCGAGGGCTGTCAGTCGAGGTCGATGTGCTCGGCTGCGCCGCCGTCCCCTTCGTCCTTCTTGGGCTCGTTCGTCCAGCGCTTCTCGTGGTTCTCGACCGCCGAGCGGTAGGCGGCGAGGAGTTCACTGCCGGCCGCGGCGAGGTGGTCGAAGACGTCGGGGTTGCGCTCGATGACGGGCTCGACCGCGGCCTTGGCCTGATTGAGCACCTGCTGAACGGCGCCCTGCGCGGCCATTCCGGGCAGCGAGGACTGGAAGGAAGTCACCTTGTCGGCGACGGCGTCGAGCAGTTTGCGCAGTTCTTCGGCGGCCGATCCGGGCGGCGTCCCGTACTGCGTACGACGCCGGGCCTTCTCGGCGGCGAGGTCTTCCGCGCACGCCTTCTCCCAGGCGTCCGAGTCGGTGGCGGGACGCTCGGTGTCTTCGCTCATGACGGACTCCTGCGGAGGTGTGCGGTTCGTACGTACGACGTTACCCGAATGGGCGTACGGCGTTCACCGTGTCTGCGGCCACAGAGCGGGATCCGGCGTGAACCGGATGCCCAGCACGCCGTCGTCGAGCCCCGCACCCGACACCGTGCAGCGGCGCAGCGCGGAGGGCAGCGGGACGATACGGCGGAACGGGCCGACGGTGAGCAGGAGTTCGTCCCCGCGCCGGACCAGGCCGAGTTCGTCCTTGGCGGCGCCCGGCAGCGGCAGCCGCCAGACGAGGACGCCGTCGTCCTCGGCGCGCCGGTCCTCGACCGACCAGCCGGGGCCCGCCGCGAGCGGTGCTTCCGGGCGGCCGAGCAGGTGCAGGTCGTCGGCGGAGCGCGGGTCGCGGCCGAGGTGCGGAAGCTCCTGTACGTCGCCGAAGTCGGCGTGCATCGCCTTCAGATGCTCCTGCTGCTGGGCGGCGAGCGCGGCCAGCCAGGGGTCGGCCGACTCGGTGGGCAGCAGCCGGTTGGCGGTGACCATGTCGAGGGTGTGGCCGTGCAGCGCGAGCCCGAGGCGGGCGCTGCGCAGGGCCTCGCCCGCGGTGGGTCCGGGCTCCGCGACGATCCGTACGACGGTGCCGGGGGCCTCTATGACGGCCTGGACGGCGGCCAGTTGGAGCTGCCAGCGCGCGGCGGTCTCGTACAGCCACTGGGCCGGCATCGGTACGCCGGCGAGCTGCGCCAGCATCGGCCGCAGCGCCCGGGCGGCCTGGCGCTCCGGCGGGACGAGGCGTCGCAGATAGCGGCGGAGCTGCTCGGGAAGGGCGAGTACGGCGAGGGCCTGCGGGGTCGGCGGCATGTCGACGACCACCAGGTCGCCGTCGCCGCCGGACGCCTCGAGGAGGGCGCTGAGCAGGGCGAACTGCTCGGCGCCCGGCAGTTCGGTGAGCTCGCCCTCGTCGAGCCGGTCCGCGCCGAGGAGATCGAGGGCGACGGCGGACCGCTCCTGCAGGGACATGAGTTCGCTGCGGAAGTGGGCGCCGGAGTCGATCCGCGAGACGGTGAGCCCCGGCTCCCCGAAGACGGGCGGCGCGCCGTCGGTGAGCAGCAGCACGCGCAGGCCGCTGCGGGCTGCCGCGAGCGCGGTGGCCGCGGCGACCGTCGTACGGCCCGCGCCGCCGGACCCGGTGACGAGAACCGTACGCATCAGGACATCAGGCCTTGGGCTCGGAGCCGGTCTCGGCCGCCGAGCCGCTTTCCACGCGCTTCTTCAGACCCGCCAGGGCGCGGTCGATGATGACCTTCTCCGCCTTGCGCTTGATCATGCCGAGCATCGGGATCTTGACGTCGACCGTCAGCTGGTACGTGACCTCCGTGGCGTCGCCCTTGGCCGCCAGCCGGTACGAACCGTCCAGCGAGCGGAGCATCTGCGACTTGACCAGCGTCCAGCCGACCTCGTTCTCGCCGGTCCAGGTGTACGCGAGGGTGTGGTCGTCCTTGATCGCCCCGGCGTCGAGCACCAGGCGCACCTTCTCGGCGCGGCCCTTGTCGTCGCTGGAAAGGACCTCGGCCTCCTTCACCTCGCCGGTCCACTCCGGGTAGCGGGCGAAGTCGGCGATCACTCCCATGACGTCGGCCGGTGCAGCCTCGATCGTGATGCTCGAGCTGGTGTGTTCAGCCATCGCGGTGGCGCCTCCAGTACGGGGTCCGGCAGGGGGGTGACGTATGTGCTGTGCAGGCTATCGCGTATGCACAGCTCACCACTCCAGTGCCCACGGGCGGCCGGACGAGGCGAAGTGGCCGACGTTCACGCATTCCGTGCGGCCGATGCGGACCCGCTGGGCGAGCGGCTGGTGGACGTGGCCGAAGAGCGCGTACCGCGGCTTGGTGCGCCGGATCGCCTCGAGCAGGGCCCGGCTGCCGCGCTCGAAGCGGCGCGCCACGGTGTCGTACACCAGCTCGGGAACCTCGGGCGGGATGTGCGTGCAGAGGACGTCGACCTCGCCGAGGGCTTCGATCTTGGCCGCGTACTCCTCGTCGCCGATCTCGAACGGGGTGCGCATCGGCGTCCGCAGGCCGCCGCCGACGAAGCCGAAGACCCGGCCGCCGATCTCCACGCGCTCGCCGTCGAGGACGGTGGTGCCCGGGCCCGCGTACTGGGGCCAGAGGGACGGGATGTCGACGTTGCCGTAGGTGGCGTACGTCGGAGTGGGGAGGGCCGCGAACATTTCGGCGTACTGCTTGCGTACGGCGCCCTCGATCGCGGCGTCCCGGTCTATTCCGGCCCAGAGCTCCCGCCCCAGGTCACGGGCCTCGTCGAACCGCCTGGCCGTGCGCAGCTCCACGATGCGGTCGGCGTTCTCGACGCCGAAGAGCTCGGGGAAGATGCCTCGCGAGTGATCCGCGTAGTCGAGGAAGAGAACCAGGTCACCGAGGCAGATCAGGGCGTCGGCACCGTCCCCCGCCCTCGCCAGGCCCTCGGTGTTGCCATGGACGTCACTGACCACATGCACGCGCATGCGATCACCCTAGGACTCCGCCCACTGACTGGATAGAGGGGGTCGGACCTGCGGTTACTTCCGAGTCCCGATATGGGTGGACTACTGTTCGCGAAGAACCTCCGATCCGTGTGACGCATGGAACATCTGGCCAGGACCCCCTATCCGGAACGCTTTACCCGCGGGTAACGTCCGGGCAGTCCATTAGCGGCGATGGCGCCCAGAGGAGCAGCAGTCTTGCGCGAGTTCAGCCTTCCGGCCCTGTACGAGGTCCCCTCGGACGGCAACCTGACGGATCTCATCCGCCGCAATGCCGCTCAGCATCCCGATGTGGCGGTGATGGGCCGCAAGGTGGCGGGTGCGTGGACGGATGTCACAGCCACCCAGTTCCTGGCCGAGGTCAGATCGGCGGCGAAGGGCCTCATCGCGGCGGGGATCCAGCCCGGCGACCGCGTCGCCCTCATGTCCCGTACCCGCTACGAGTGGGTCCAGCTGGACTTCGCGATCTGGAGCGCGGGCGCGATCACGGTGCCGGTGTACGAGACCAGCTCGCCCGAGCAGGTG
The sequence above is drawn from the Streptomyces sp. NBC_01465 genome and encodes:
- a CDS encoding SRPBCC family protein encodes the protein MAEHTSSSITIEAAPADVMGVIADFARYPEWTGEVKEAEVLSSDDKGRAEKVRLVLDAGAIKDDHTLAYTWTGENEVGWTLVKSQMLRSLDGSYRLAAKGDATEVTYQLTVDVKIPMLGMIKRKAEKVIIDRALAGLKKRVESGSAAETGSEPKA
- a CDS encoding DUF5304 domain-containing protein — its product is MSEDTERPATDSDAWEKACAEDLAAEKARRRTQYGTPPGSAAEELRKLLDAVADKVTSFQSSLPGMAAQGAVQQVLNQAKAAVEPVIERNPDVFDHLAAAGSELLAAYRSAVENHEKRWTNEPKKDEGDGGAAEHIDLD
- a CDS encoding ArsA family ATPase, with the protein product MRTVLVTGSGGAGRTTVAAATALAAARSGLRVLLLTDGAPPVFGEPGLTVSRIDSGAHFRSELMSLQERSAVALDLLGADRLDEGELTELPGAEQFALLSALLEASGGDGDLVVVDMPPTPQALAVLALPEQLRRYLRRLVPPERQAARALRPMLAQLAGVPMPAQWLYETAARWQLQLAAVQAVIEAPGTVVRIVAEPGPTAGEALRSARLGLALHGHTLDMVTANRLLPTESADPWLAALAAQQQEHLKAMHADFGDVQELPHLGRDPRSADDLHLLGRPEAPLAAGPGWSVEDRRAEDDGVLVWRLPLPGAAKDELGLVRRGDELLLTVGPFRRIVPLPSALRRCTVSGAGLDDGVLGIRFTPDPALWPQTR
- a CDS encoding metallophosphoesterase family protein; translated protein: MRVHVVSDVHGNTEGLARAGDGADALICLGDLVLFLDYADHSRGIFPELFGVENADRIVELRTARRFDEARDLGRELWAGIDRDAAIEGAVRKQYAEMFAALPTPTYATYGNVDIPSLWPQYAGPGTTVLDGERVEIGGRVFGFVGGGLRTPMRTPFEIGDEEYAAKIEALGEVDVLCTHIPPEVPELVYDTVARRFERGSRALLEAIRRTKPRYALFGHVHQPLAQRVRIGRTECVNVGHFASSGRPWALEW